The DNA window agaaaaaacaacaggaGTCCAAGCACACAACGGAAACCCTAGTGGCCAAAGAGGAGTCTTCAGAGCAGGTAATTCTGATTGACCCAGCTTCCTCTGACATCTCTGTCACTGCTCTACTCCCAGACAATGCTGTCCTGTACCCAGGTTCTCAGCTAGAGCGAGCACCAGATGGCTCTGAACGACCTGCTACAACTAGCCTTATTCAGAACCTCCAGTTCCCCCCTGCTGCTGGCAAAGTTTCCCCAGGCAAATCTCCAGAGGAAAGTAAGACTACAGTGAGGCTGTGCCAATCTAAGTCCACTGCAGCCCAGCCCCAGAGCAGTATAACGGTCCTGTCCTCAGCCATCTTCAGCAAAGCAGTCCAGATTATCCCGTCCCCACCTAAGGGTAAACTGCCCATTCTGCCCTACTCTAAAATGAAGAGTGCCCTCATCCCAGCTGCAAAGCTTAGCAATttgtccccagagaagaagggTTTCTCTAGCCAGACAGGACTCACCAGCCCCTTAGATCCTATATCCAAGCCCCTTGAGACAGTTGAAGCCTTGGGTCACAACCAGGTGCCAAACTCCACTCTCCAGCCCCAGGCAAAGACCACACTCATGCCTGTGTTGGGAACCCTCCAGAAACCACCTGGGAAGAAGAGGGGGCGGAAGAGAAAGACGATGGAGGACATCTTGGCATTTGAGGCTAGAAAGAAGAGGTCTTTGTCCTTCTTCCGTAGAAGGGTCCCAGAGAAACCGCCAGCAGTTGTTCCAGGCTCCAAACAAAAGGAAGTTGATATTTCAAAGAAGTACCGCAGCATCCGACCCAAGCCCATGTTGGTAATGGAGACGGTTCCCCAACTGGTTAGTTTGCCTGCCATTACCCCAGATGGCCAAGAACAGGAGCTCGTACTTGGTCATCAGCTCCCCACCACTACCACAACCAAGACCCTGGACTGTCCTCCCCAACCAGCCCCAGTAACCCTCCACCTGAGGGGTGCCTCCCATCCAAGAGTGTTCATAGGCAGCCGTCCGCTCCACCGTTGCCCCACCTGCAGCCGCTGTTTCCAGTTCAAGCATCACCTCCAGAGCCATATGAACAGTCACACCAACAGCCGGCCCTACGTTTGCCCAGTCTGCCGCAAAGCGTACGCTCACTCCGGCAGCCTGAGCACCCACATGAAGCTTCACCACTCTGAGGTACGCCCACGTCGGTCTCTGTGCTGCGAGTTCTGCGAGAAGGCCTTTGGATATGTTGGGGTTTACTTCAGTCACCTGAGAGAGGTCCACAAGGTGGTGCTGACTGTGGAGCCTTCCATCAGCCATCATGAAGATCACCTGTCTGTGGAGAGGTGAGATTATAATTGATCGAGCACCTACTTCATTGTGACCTTTATCTTGTAGCAGGTTATATTCAGAGATGTCAACTTATAAATTAAATGGCTAAAGATATTGATTGATTACCTGACAACCGGCAACCTTTTTCTAAACAGTCAAAACAAAGTTTTAAATAAGCACTGTTCATTGTTTTCCTCACCAGGGCCCACTCCCCAGAGCCATCAGATGAGCAGGATCGGGAAGACCCTGTAGAGCTGCAGATTAAATGTGGCCGCTGCCAGGCCATCACTCCGACCTTTGCCGACATGAAGATGCACTTGCTGTATGTGCACGGGGAGGAGGTCCAGGTTCCACTTCACAAGGGCCAGGCACCGCGCAGTGGCCGCGAGGCTGAGAACGAGCTGGTAAAGCACGCCGCCCACTACTGGCGGCAGCTCAACGAGAAGCGCAACCTGGTCAGGTGCGGCAGCTGCGACGAGGAGTTCTTCTCCTTCTCCAAGCTTAAGAGACACATCATGTCCCACCACCAtagaagggagggggaggacaGCGGGGCCCTCGCATCACCAGATAGCGGCAGAGGCCATGGGGTCCTTGCAGCAGGTGCAGCCTTTAACTGTGTGCTTTGCAGCGAGATATTGGACACTAAAGAGGGGGTTATGGAGCACTGGCGGAGTTGCCACCACTGTGAGCAGCCCAGCCTTCTATGGGATGCACTGAGCTCCTACTCTGGCCAGGAAGAGGGTGAAGCAGACGGGGATCTGGACACTCCTGCTCCAAGCCCACACTATCCAGCCTAGCCCTCGAATGGGCATGGAGCCCTTCACTATGgcacctcacacacactcagtacTAACAATCAGCAGCACAGGGATGGAGAGTTTCTCTGATGTTTTTTATCACTAGTTTCATCTTTCACCAGTTGAGGCATTTGACTTGGTTCAAATGAAAATAGAGCCAATGGTGAAAATTGATCTTTGTGTTACAGTTCATAAGGGATACTCTCTCTAGGTCAGAGAACTCAATTTTATAAACAATATTATTTTCCATGTTATTTTGATTGCACTGTtctgtttttggacattttgtttGTAGGTATGTATTTAATATCCTGTTGGATAATTTTTCTACTGCTTATTTAAATCTTATTAAAATGGTTATTTATAACCTAGCTGACGCATTAATGTTGGAAAGGGTCATTTCACCTAAATCCTTAGCTCTTATggtatctagccatgcagataATTTGGTTTTATGTGCTGAGTGTTTGAGATATCTGCGCTGAGATTTCTTTCTTCACCCCaattaaaattacatttcaaaAGTTTAATGACTACGTCTCATTGCAGAAACTATCGGAAGACTATCCAGaggaaactattttttttttgtgtaatacCGTGAACACCACAAACAAAATTCCATTCAACTCCATTTCATAAGGTTGGAGTCAGAAATCCTAAAAGATCTTCATTTTGACGGAAACTACCAAATGTGCATGGCTAGATACCACTATTGgagaaaataaagtttttaattTGGGTGGACTGACCCTATTTAAAATACTGAGAAATGTAAATCTTATAACAAGGGCACACTGTCTACTGTCACACTGGCTGACAATTTATCTATTGGCCTTGGATTATTACAGGTAAAAATGAATCGGTATGAATACACAATCCTTTGATGTAATATTGTTCCCGTAACGGAAAATCAGTATTTCAGTTATGACTTGAACTTTTACAGTCCGATTAAGGGCAGTATTGGGGTCCTCTGTCAATCCGGACCCATGAAGGAACACTCTTAACCAGCACCCAAGTGACATCCTTGTGGCCTTCTGAAAAAAAATCGGTGTTCATGCGTAGTGTGGCTTACCGTCAGATGGTCCTCTGCAGGCCAAGTTCTATCTCCTCGACTTGTTGATTAATGCCTATTTGTGTATTCTGTGATATGCCAAGGGTCTATTTACACTAGTGATTGTAAAAGTGAGTTTTGCATTGAAGCTTTTTAACCACTGACAGAATCATTTTTGGTGACTTAGTAAATACGCAAAGAAAATTATCGAATTGCCTACCTGTTGTTGCCAGCTCATGTACGCACCTGTGGAATTGTGTGCACCCAGACTCTATTATTAGAGTTAATATAAACTGTTGTCAAGTCCAGAAAATATGCTATTTTATACTAGATTAATACAGAGGTCTGTTAGTATAGTCCTGCTTGTTGTTGGTTCTTAAAGATTTATGTTTGATTCTTCTAAGTTGGGGGGGTTGCTTAACGTCTTGTATTTTGATGGGAGGCCATTACTACATGGCAAGTATCTCTGCTAACATTTGTCTGTGGTTATCTTtcatatgaagaaaaaaaacatcacagggTCAAGTGAATGTACCTGAATGTTTTCAAAACCCTACCAAAAGTATACATATGCTATTTAGACTTATTCCATAGATagaatatatagatatattgagaaaaaaatatatatatttacatagaGTAACTTGTGAATCAGCTGCTGTGTTCTGTCATAGTAGAGGAGGGAAACAAGAGATGAATATATAATTGCCAACACTGGCAACAAAAGCCATGTAGAGCTGTCCTTATGTGTCCGACACAAACTGCAGGACTGTGAATGAAGGGCAAAGCACTGGTGTGTACA is part of the Sander lucioperca isolate FBNREF2018 chromosome 23, SLUC_FBN_1.2, whole genome shotgun sequence genome and encodes:
- the znf438 gene encoding zinc finger protein 438, with the protein product MKSLQFRSIAPKAPAVVPSPSPAVLSCQPPSALPEATTASSPKSIIVPTQNYALMQIAGQDGTFSLVALPPSVSSQTPQQQTQNNLKLPIPRYQPVRSKGTTDKVKSPPLAARIKTASKFAVTAQTKSAVSGASTVMKKKQQESKHTTETLVAKEESSEQVILIDPASSDISVTALLPDNAVLYPGSQLERAPDGSERPATTSLIQNLQFPPAAGKVSPGKSPEESKTTVRLCQSKSTAAQPQSSITVLSSAIFSKAVQIIPSPPKGKLPILPYSKMKSALIPAAKLSNLSPEKKGFSSQTGLTSPLDPISKPLETVEALGHNQVPNSTLQPQAKTTLMPVLGTLQKPPGKKRGRKRKTMEDILAFEARKKRSLSFFRRRVPEKPPAVVPGSKQKEVDISKKYRSIRPKPMLVMETVPQLVSLPAITPDGQEQELVLGHQLPTTTTTKTLDCPPQPAPVTLHLRGASHPRVFIGSRPLHRCPTCSRCFQFKHHLQSHMNSHTNSRPYVCPVCRKAYAHSGSLSTHMKLHHSEVRPRRSLCCEFCEKAFGYVGVYFSHLREVHKVVLTVEPSISHHEDHLSVERAHSPEPSDEQDREDPVELQIKCGRCQAITPTFADMKMHLLYVHGEEVQVPLHKGQAPRSGREAENELVKHAAHYWRQLNEKRNLVRCGSCDEEFFSFSKLKRHIMSHHHRREGEDSGALASPDSGRGHGVLAAGAAFNCVLCSEILDTKEGVMEHWRSCHHCEQPSLLWDALSSYSGQEEGEADGDLDTPAPSPHYPA